A genomic region of Thermodesulfobium narugense DSM 14796 contains the following coding sequences:
- a CDS encoding molybdopterin-containing oxidoreductase family protein, whose protein sequence is MGSKRVYSICAMCTGRCPIVVDVNGNEVEHIWGNPHLLGGYHLCPRGAAGKALLNDTERPQTPLIRDGERGSGKWKSVSWDEALDYVAEKLKKIIDTYGAKSVVLSDRGGAITEFEKTFIAAIGSPNYFNHHAACSNSIHNAHLSVAGLARNGVTYDYKNCKYLVSFGRNLLESLVTGEAKNVIDMIDNGGKLIQIDVRWNYTAAKADRFFLINPGTDYALALALIHVIIKDSLYDSDFVKRWTVGFEELSNFVKPYTPEFAEKETGIPAAEIVKLAHDVGNAKPSVIFHLGWMTAWYSNDFYLRRAICSLNALLGVYEAKGGLIINKGPAAVGKPLKSLLAQVPKPKDPRFDGCGTKYPHLSGQWGLAQELAHVLLTDDPYPVRAYIVFRHDPLASLPDPDFFRSAFKKLDLLVSIDVNYSETGWFSDVILPEDTYLERTDHVIARNGPKPGYILRQAAVQRRFDTRPRWWIFKELANRLGVGQYFPYNSIEELIAWQLEGTGYKLEDFNEKGYIELVDKPIMWDRTDGLKFKTPSGKIEFISKKLEDAGVPSFIPYEKPIELKPGRFRLVTSKCALHTQGRTTSNNRLLNEYVSENHLYIHEDKAVELGIKEGDLLEVENEGEKQYIKAKLTKYIHPDVVFMLHGFGDDVPLRTRSFGKGASDIRLQKGLAKVAIGGNCPYTECTVSVKKAN, encoded by the coding sequence ATGGGTAGCAAGAGGGTTTATAGTATTTGTGCGATGTGTACAGGAAGGTGCCCTATTGTGGTTGATGTTAACGGAAATGAAGTGGAACACATTTGGGGCAATCCACATCTTTTGGGCGGGTATCATTTATGTCCAAGAGGGGCTGCTGGCAAAGCTCTATTAAATGACACAGAAAGGCCACAAACGCCTTTGATACGTGATGGAGAGAGGGGTTCTGGGAAGTGGAAAAGCGTTTCTTGGGATGAGGCTCTAGATTATGTAGCAGAAAAGTTAAAAAAGATAATTGATACTTATGGAGCAAAAAGTGTCGTGTTATCTGATAGAGGGGGCGCAATAACGGAATTTGAGAAGACGTTTATTGCCGCAATTGGTTCTCCAAATTACTTTAATCATCACGCGGCTTGTTCTAATTCTATCCACAATGCTCATCTGTCAGTTGCTGGCCTTGCAAGAAACGGCGTGACTTATGATTACAAAAACTGTAAATATTTGGTCAGTTTTGGTAGAAATTTGCTTGAATCTCTTGTCACAGGAGAGGCAAAAAATGTTATAGACATGATAGATAACGGCGGAAAACTCATACAGATTGACGTGCGATGGAACTATACAGCTGCAAAGGCTGATAGGTTCTTTTTGATTAATCCAGGTACTGATTATGCTTTGGCTTTAGCTTTAATTCACGTGATTATAAAGGACTCTCTTTATGATTCTGACTTTGTTAAGAGATGGACTGTGGGGTTTGAGGAACTTTCAAACTTTGTAAAGCCATATACTCCTGAATTTGCTGAAAAGGAGACTGGCATTCCTGCAGCTGAAATTGTAAAATTAGCTCATGATGTGGGAAATGCCAAACCATCGGTAATATTTCACCTTGGCTGGATGACTGCTTGGTATTCAAATGACTTTTATCTAAGGCGAGCCATTTGTTCTCTCAACGCGCTTTTAGGCGTATATGAGGCAAAGGGAGGCTTAATAATTAATAAAGGACCTGCAGCCGTCGGAAAGCCTCTTAAGTCACTTTTGGCTCAGGTTCCAAAGCCAAAAGATCCAAGGTTTGACGGTTGTGGAACAAAATATCCCCACCTTAGCGGTCAATGGGGGTTAGCACAGGAATTAGCTCACGTACTTCTTACCGATGATCCCTACCCTGTAAGGGCGTATATTGTCTTTAGACACGATCCGCTTGCTTCTTTGCCCGATCCAGACTTCTTTAGAAGCGCTTTTAAGAAGTTGGATTTGTTGGTATCTATTGATGTAAATTATAGCGAAACAGGTTGGTTTTCTGACGTGATTCTTCCAGAAGATACATACCTTGAGAGGACTGATCACGTTATAGCAAGAAATGGCCCAAAGCCCGGTTATATTCTTAGACAAGCAGCAGTACAAAGAAGGTTTGATACCAGACCAAGGTGGTGGATATTTAAAGAACTTGCAAATAGACTTGGTGTGGGTCAATATTTTCCATACAACAGTATAGAAGAGTTAATTGCCTGGCAATTGGAAGGAACTGGATACAAATTAGAAGACTTTAACGAAAAAGGTTATATTGAATTGGTAGATAAGCCTATAATGTGGGATAGGACTGATGGACTAAAATTTAAGACTCCATCTGGCAAGATAGAATTTATTTCCAAAAAGTTAGAAGATGCTGGTGTTCCTTCCTTTATCCCATATGAAAAGCCGATAGAACTAAAACCAGGAAGGTTTAGGCTAGTTACCAGTAAGTGTGCTTTGCACACTCAGGGTAGAACTACTTCAAATAATAGGCTTCTAAACGAATATGTTAGCGAAAATCATTTATATATACATGAAGACAAAGCAGTAGAACTTGGGATAAAAGAAGGCGATCTTCTTGAGGTAGAAAATGAAGGAGAAAAACAATATATAAAAGCAAAACTTACAAAGTATATACATCCTGATGTAGTATTTATGCTTCATGGCTTTGGCGATGACGTGCCCCTAAGAACTAGGTCTTTTGGCAAAGGTGCATCTGATATAAGACTTCAAAAGGGGCTTGCAAAAGTTGCAATTGGTGGGAACTGTCCATATACGGAGTGTACAGTTTCAGTTAAGAAGGCTAATTAA
- the queF gene encoding preQ(1) synthase, whose protein sequence is MPEASGKTFEFKDESHIMTDFLEGFSFRAEEYIKIETKEFSAVCPFSGLPDIGRLIIEYFPDGGVCVELKSLKYYLTSFRNVGIYQEAVTKRIYEDLKRLLKTDRLKVTLIYNTRGGMDTLTSMGSL, encoded by the coding sequence ATGCCAGAAGCAAGCGGTAAGACTTTTGAATTCAAAGACGAATCTCATATTATGACAGATTTCCTTGAAGGATTTAGTTTCAGGGCTGAAGAATACATAAAGATTGAAACTAAAGAATTTAGCGCAGTTTGTCCCTTTAGTGGTCTGCCAGATATCGGGAGACTAATAATCGAATATTTTCCAGATGGAGGAGTCTGTGTAGAGCTTAAAAGTTTGAAATATTACCTTACATCGTTTAGAAATGTAGGGATTTATCAAGAAGCAGTTACAAAGAGAATATACGAAGACCTAAAAAGGCTTCTAAAAACTGATAGATTGAAAGTAACACTTATATACAATACAAGGGGCGGGATGGACACTTTAACCAGCATGGGAAGCTTATAG
- a CDS encoding methyl-accepting chemotaxis protein: MNIIQNWSLRKKLLSITLLSFLIFGLALITLTSFQFFDNGHKNAEEKLRYAMDASNELLQSYMSRSKDMAKLLSDKESVIKGVETKNFDLLKTVLVPYIKEYKDLYIVVTDNKGDVIIRAHSLNTPTGDSIANQLNIQKALRGENTVGIEEGKVVKLSIRAGSPVRDNNGNIIGAVSAGYTIFDSNRLASEMKKLLNINATFTFGNEVVTSTLNKDFKGQKIPQNIYDKLTKGESFIQRFNFLGQDYYNVMVPLKNSDDKVVGSYILSYPPSLIDGPIYNSLIVQIITIILCLLIGLLIIGIGIEFILIKPLSRAKSDIDCLSTGDLCSDISVSSKDEIGQIAQASLKLRDNFSEILHDIKNVLNDLSHASNKLSSLSSDAKYASSESANYAEKTAQNSEELSQTLEKLNNHVNILLSAIESIAKGAEDQANSASNVAEKMGKISENAQILLKTTKGVGSLATEAEEKSKMGSLLIEQNDSSSLQILNSVEELSKTILSLSERSNDIVKIVDIISQISEQTNLLALNAAIEAARAGDAGRGFAVVADEVRKLAEESQRAAKNIGELIEQTRKETALASEAMKTTLEEVKKGRTITKDSKEAFEQISQNIERLLQEIQSAQNNVAKVEEDIRSIETNISNLAALSEEYTASAQEMNASTAELKKDINGLSEIAKEGSVAASEESALAKELSSMMEDVEDISKKLNAHVEKLNEKTSKFKI, encoded by the coding sequence ATGAACATTATTCAGAATTGGTCTTTGAGAAAAAAGCTTCTTTCAATTACTTTGCTTAGTTTTTTAATATTCGGGCTCGCACTCATAACTCTTACATCATTTCAGTTTTTTGACAACGGACACAAAAATGCTGAAGAAAAGCTTCGCTATGCAATGGATGCATCAAACGAACTTTTACAAAGCTATATGTCCAGATCAAAGGACATGGCAAAACTACTTTCAGATAAAGAAAGCGTAATAAAGGGAGTAGAGACAAAAAATTTCGATCTACTAAAAACTGTTCTTGTCCCCTATATAAAAGAATATAAAGATTTATATATAGTTGTAACCGATAACAAAGGAGACGTCATTATTAGAGCACACTCTTTAAACACTCCAACAGGCGACTCTATAGCAAATCAATTAAACATCCAAAAAGCACTTAGGGGAGAAAATACTGTTGGTATTGAGGAAGGGAAAGTTGTCAAACTCTCTATCCGTGCAGGATCTCCAGTAAGAGACAACAATGGCAATATTATAGGTGCTGTGAGCGCAGGTTATACAATTTTTGACTCTAACAGACTTGCAAGCGAAATGAAAAAGTTACTAAACATTAATGCTACGTTTACATTTGGCAACGAAGTAGTAACTTCAACGCTTAATAAAGATTTTAAGGGGCAAAAAATACCTCAAAATATCTATGACAAGCTAACCAAGGGCGAAAGCTTTATTCAAAGGTTTAATTTTCTTGGTCAAGATTATTACAATGTAATGGTTCCTCTTAAAAATTCAGATGACAAAGTTGTGGGTTCTTATATTCTTTCATATCCACCATCTCTTATTGACGGCCCTATTTACAACTCACTTATAGTACAAATAATTACAATTATTCTTTGTCTTTTAATAGGCCTTTTAATAATTGGTATAGGAATAGAATTTATTTTGATTAAACCGCTTTCAAGAGCAAAGTCTGATATCGACTGTCTTTCTACAGGAGATCTGTGTTCTGATATAAGCGTCTCATCAAAAGACGAAATCGGTCAAATTGCTCAGGCATCTTTAAAACTTAGGGATAATTTCTCTGAAATTTTACACGATATAAAGAACGTTTTAAACGATTTGTCACATGCTTCAAACAAGTTGTCAAGCCTTTCGTCTGATGCCAAATATGCTTCAAGCGAAAGCGCAAACTATGCAGAAAAAACTGCCCAAAATTCTGAAGAATTGAGTCAAACGTTAGAAAAATTAAATAATCACGTAAATATCTTGCTAAGCGCCATAGAATCAATTGCAAAAGGAGCTGAAGACCAAGCAAATTCAGCCTCAAACGTTGCTGAAAAAATGGGCAAAATTTCAGAAAACGCTCAAATTCTACTCAAGACCACCAAAGGGGTGGGTTCTCTTGCAACAGAAGCTGAAGAAAAGTCAAAAATGGGATCTTTGTTAATTGAGCAAAACGATTCCTCATCCTTACAAATCTTAAACTCTGTTGAAGAACTTTCAAAGACTATCCTGTCTCTCTCAGAGAGATCAAACGATATAGTAAAAATAGTAGATATCATATCACAAATTTCCGAGCAGACAAATCTGTTAGCACTAAATGCAGCAATTGAAGCAGCAAGAGCTGGGGATGCTGGAAGAGGGTTTGCGGTGGTAGCAGATGAAGTAAGAAAGCTAGCAGAAGAATCTCAAAGAGCAGCTAAAAATATTGGAGAATTAATAGAGCAAACCAGAAAAGAAACGGCGTTAGCATCAGAGGCAATGAAAACTACCCTAGAAGAAGTCAAAAAGGGTAGGACTATAACAAAAGATTCAAAAGAGGCATTTGAACAGATAAGCCAAAACATCGAAAGATTGCTTCAAGAGATACAATCGGCTCAAAATAACGTAGCCAAAGTTGAAGAAGATATTAGAAGCATAGAGACCAATATTAGCAACCTTGCAGCCCTTTCAGAAGAATATACAGCTAGTGCTCAAGAAATGAACGCTTCAACAGCAGAGCTAAAAAAGGATATAAATGGCCTCTCAGAAATTGCGAAAGAAGGTTCAGTTGCAGCTAGTGAAGAATCAGCTCTTGCAAAGGAATTAAGTTCTATGATGGAAGATGTGGAAGATATCTCAAAGAAATTAAATGCTCATGTAGAAAAATTAAACGAAAAAACGTCAAAATTTAAAATTTAA
- a CDS encoding nitroreductase family protein, with protein MSILEIIKSRRSVRKYKDKVIEPEKIDRLIEAAIWAPSAMNSQPWAFVVIQDRSTLKVLSDNSKRFLVENMNKFKVLEKYKSMLEKDDYNIFYNAPVLITIYAKSYGLYPKEDCALAAQNLMLEAHAIGLGTCWIGFAREYMDLEETKAKFNVPLDYSAVAPIIVGYPEILPAQGARNNPVILYRK; from the coding sequence ATGAGCATACTTGAAATTATAAAATCAAGGAGATCTGTTAGAAAGTACAAGGATAAAGTGATAGAGCCAGAAAAGATAGATCGTCTGATAGAAGCTGCTATATGGGCTCCAAGCGCCATGAATTCTCAACCTTGGGCTTTTGTAGTAATTCAAGATCGATCAACCTTAAAAGTTTTGTCAGATAATTCAAAGAGATTTCTCGTTGAAAATATGAATAAGTTTAAAGTCCTTGAAAAATACAAATCTATGTTAGAAAAGGATGATTATAATATCTTTTACAATGCACCTGTTCTAATAACTATTTATGCCAAAAGTTATGGCCTGTATCCCAAAGAAGATTGTGCACTTGCAGCACAAAATCTTATGCTTGAAGCTCACGCTATTGGCCTTGGAACGTGTTGGATAGGATTTGCAAGAGAGTATATGGACCTAGAAGAAACAAAAGCAAAGTTTAACGTGCCCTTAGATTATAGTGCTGTAGCGCCCATAATTGTAGGCTATCCTGAAATATTGCCAGCTCAAGGCGCAAGAAACAACCCTGTAATACTTTATAGAAAATAA
- a CDS encoding FprA family A-type flavoprotein has protein sequence MNCKLADSLYDVGALDWEIRDFHGVYTPQGSKYNSFLLLDEKIAIIDSVKECFGKETICKIKEIIKERDVDYLVSLHTEPDHAGSITEYFKEFKNIKLVCLEKNYEFIKNFLPDLDGSRVLVLKSGESLSLGEKTLVLKSLPMTHWPDTTSAYIPEKGWLFTSDFFGSLISISRPFYDQLQSDIYPFIRDYFAFLMRPFESLTKKALDYYKSLNPTMILPAHGPFYRRPEDIKYIFDVTEKLINDPTENKVIVVYTTMWHTTEKMAKLISEGAGCKNDCEVKVFDLREDPVSVIMGEIMTCKAFAIGSPTVYNGVFPNILPLLRLMRLLRLKGKRAVIFGSFGWSGGAVKEIEDAIKPLGVEVIEKIETRFSLKPEEIKKCLEVGKMLAEL, from the coding sequence ATGAACTGTAAACTAGCGGATTCACTATACGATGTAGGAGCACTAGACTGGGAAATAAGAGATTTTCACGGAGTATATACACCTCAAGGCAGCAAATATAATTCGTTTCTCCTCTTAGATGAAAAGATTGCTATTATAGACAGCGTAAAAGAGTGCTTCGGTAAAGAAACAATATGCAAAATAAAAGAAATAATAAAGGAAAGAGATGTAGACTATCTTGTATCTTTACATACAGAACCAGACCATGCAGGATCAATTACTGAATATTTCAAAGAGTTCAAAAACATTAAGCTAGTATGTTTGGAGAAGAATTATGAATTTATAAAAAATTTTTTGCCTGACCTTGATGGTTCAAGAGTTTTGGTCTTAAAGTCTGGAGAAAGTTTGTCACTTGGCGAAAAGACTCTCGTCTTAAAATCTCTTCCAATGACTCATTGGCCTGACACCACAAGTGCTTATATCCCAGAAAAGGGCTGGCTTTTCACTTCAGACTTTTTTGGCAGCCTTATTTCTATTTCAAGGCCGTTTTACGATCAGTTGCAATCAGACATATATCCCTTTATAAGAGATTACTTTGCTTTCTTAATGAGACCGTTTGAATCGCTTACAAAAAAAGCTCTAGACTACTATAAGTCCCTTAATCCTACAATGATATTGCCTGCACACGGACCTTTTTATAGAAGACCAGAAGATATAAAATATATTTTTGACGTCACAGAAAAATTAATAAACGACCCGACAGAAAACAAAGTAATAGTTGTTTATACAACCATGTGGCACACAACTGAAAAAATGGCAAAGCTAATTTCTGAAGGGGCAGGGTGTAAAAATGATTGTGAGGTCAAGGTTTTTGACTTAAGAGAAGATCCTGTTTCTGTTATTATGGGAGAAATTATGACCTGTAAAGCCTTCGCTATAGGTTCTCCAACAGTTTATAACGGAGTATTTCCGAACATATTGCCATTGTTAAGATTAATGAGGCTTCTTAGACTAAAGGGCAAAAGGGCAGTTATATTTGGCTCTTTCGGTTGGTCTGGAGGTGCCGTGAAGGAAATAGAAGATGCCATAAAGCCTCTTGGCGTAGAAGTCATAGAAAAAATTGAAACAAGATTTTCTTTAAAACCAGAAGAAATAAAAAAGTGCCTAGAAGTTGGCAAAATGCTTGCTGAGTTATAG
- the cimA gene encoding citramalate synthase, whose amino-acid sequence MKKAQRKIELYDTTLRDGAQREGISLTLEDKLKIVKRLDDFGIDYIEAGWPGSNPKDEKFFEQAKDLKLNFAKLVAFGSTRRANTPAENDKNVISLLNANTSTITIFGKSWDLHVKEALKTTLDENLNMVSDTISYLNSKGKSVFFDAEHFFDGFKNNKEYALAVLKRAKDAKAKRIVLADTNGGTLPDEVREIIREVKSYLGKNVALGIHCHNDSELAVANSIAAVQEGVLQVQGTINGFGERAGNANLCSLIPILQLKMNIPLFDEEKLKALTPLSRFIDEIANITPNDHQPFVGKSVFAHKGGIHVSAVLANPKTYEHIDPELIGNKRRVVISELSGTSNIIFKAKEMGIDLSKNRPETRKILSIIKELENQGYQFEAAEASFEILLWKGLCTRDELFDLIYWKTTVEYNERLKEIYAEAVIKLIVEGKISHSVGDGNGPVNAMDKALRSALSNHFPSLEKIHLSDYRVRVLGGSSGTGAGVRVLIDHTDSEETWTTLGVSSNIIEASYIALVDGIEYGLRKERIRKDLKEISKKLQ is encoded by the coding sequence ATGAAAAAAGCACAAAGAAAAATAGAACTATACGATACCACCTTAAGAGATGGTGCCCAGCGGGAAGGAATATCTTTAACCCTAGAAGATAAATTAAAAATAGTTAAGAGATTAGACGATTTTGGCATAGATTATATCGAAGCCGGTTGGCCTGGTTCTAATCCAAAGGATGAGAAATTTTTTGAACAGGCTAAAGACCTAAAACTTAACTTTGCTAAATTAGTTGCTTTTGGTTCCACCAGAAGAGCAAATACACCTGCAGAAAACGATAAAAATGTAATATCTCTTTTGAATGCTAACACAAGCACAATTACAATATTTGGAAAGTCCTGGGACCTTCACGTCAAAGAGGCCTTAAAAACCACACTTGATGAAAACTTAAATATGGTCTCAGATACGATATCATATCTTAATTCAAAAGGTAAATCGGTATTCTTCGATGCAGAGCACTTTTTTGACGGCTTTAAAAATAACAAAGAGTATGCGCTTGCAGTCTTAAAAAGAGCTAAAGACGCAAAGGCAAAAAGAATAGTCCTAGCAGACACAAATGGTGGCACTTTGCCAGACGAAGTTAGAGAAATAATAAGAGAAGTAAAGTCTTATCTTGGCAAAAATGTGGCTCTTGGGATCCATTGTCACAACGACAGCGAACTTGCTGTAGCAAATTCAATTGCAGCTGTTCAGGAGGGAGTCCTACAAGTTCAGGGCACAATAAATGGCTTTGGAGAAAGAGCAGGAAATGCAAATCTTTGTTCTTTAATTCCAATTTTACAACTAAAAATGAATATCCCTCTATTTGACGAGGAAAAACTAAAAGCTCTAACCCCTCTTTCTAGATTTATAGACGAAATAGCCAATATAACGCCAAATGACCATCAACCATTTGTTGGGAAATCTGTGTTCGCTCACAAGGGCGGCATACACGTAAGCGCAGTCCTAGCAAACCCTAAAACTTACGAGCACATAGATCCTGAATTAATTGGAAATAAAAGAAGAGTAGTAATATCTGAGCTCTCAGGCACAAGCAACATTATATTCAAAGCAAAAGAAATGGGAATAGATTTGAGCAAAAACAGGCCTGAAACAAGAAAGATATTGTCAATTATTAAGGAACTTGAAAACCAAGGATATCAATTTGAAGCGGCTGAGGCCTCTTTTGAGATACTTTTGTGGAAAGGCCTTTGTACAAGAGATGAGTTATTCGATCTTATATATTGGAAAACGACTGTAGAATATAACGAAAGGTTAAAGGAAATTTATGCAGAAGCGGTAATAAAGTTGATTGTAGAAGGTAAAATTAGCCACAGCGTCGGAGATGGAAACGGACCAGTTAACGCAATGGACAAAGCCCTTAGATCAGCTTTGTCCAATCACTTTCCATCTCTTGAAAAGATACACTTATCTGACTATAGAGTTCGTGTTCTAGGAGGTAGTTCTGGCACAGGGGCAGGAGTAAGAGTTCTAATAGATCACACAGATTCAGAAGAAACCTGGACAACGCTTGGCGTATCGAGCAATATCATCGAAGCAAGCTACATTGCGCTGGTTGACGGCATAGAATACGGCTTAAGAAAGGAAAGAATAAGAAAGGATCTTAAAGAAATATCGAAAAAGCTCCAATGA
- a CDS encoding CPBP family intramembrane glutamic endopeptidase, whose amino-acid sequence MKNKFLFFSTIGELFLLAVSVFILKRFQQMPEFNIDLLGFCTSVLVGILVFLLGFYISKIFLFAKRIDQALYINVFKQANILEMLYISILSAFSEEMFFRGLMQEFLGIYLASIFFGILHTPEISIKGLFYAIYISFIGFILGALYIQQGTILAPMIAHFIINFLGIISLTFYNNFLQMKD is encoded by the coding sequence ATGAAAAATAAATTTTTGTTTTTCTCTACTATTGGAGAACTCTTTCTTCTAGCTGTAAGCGTTTTTATTTTGAAAAGGTTTCAACAGATGCCAGAGTTTAACATTGATTTATTGGGTTTTTGCACTTCTGTACTGGTTGGAATCTTGGTGTTTTTGTTAGGCTTTTATATTTCAAAAATTTTTTTATTTGCAAAAAGGATAGATCAGGCGCTTTATATTAATGTTTTTAAACAGGCTAATATTTTAGAAATGCTATATATATCAATTCTTAGCGCCTTTTCTGAAGAGATGTTTTTTAGAGGTCTAATGCAGGAGTTTCTTGGAATATATTTAGCATCTATATTCTTCGGTATACTACATACTCCTGAAATAAGCATAAAAGGCTTGTTTTATGCAATTTATATCTCTTTTATCGGATTCATTTTGGGAGCGCTTTATATTCAACAAGGAACCATTCTAGCTCCAATGATTGCTCACTTCATAATAAATTTTTTGGGAATCATCTCTTTAACGTTTTATAACAATTTTTTACAAATGAAAGACTGA
- a CDS encoding TlpA family protein disulfide reductase, with product MKYILFTLLLIGILALSGCGQRVEQKETTRNESENQLIGKLAPNFKLKDMAGFEVNLSQYRGKPILLVFWATWCPHCRVEMPQINNLYKSFKEKVLVFGINEEDEESRILKFMSDYPLSFPILPDKNGEVARLYKVNSIPAVFFVDPSGVIRDVDVGETSVTTIENWLKPYVEEVKSNGRSN from the coding sequence TTGAAATACATCCTTTTTACCTTGTTGTTAATTGGAATTTTAGCTTTATCTGGATGCGGCCAAAGGGTTGAACAAAAAGAAACTACCAGAAATGAAAGCGAAAACCAACTAATTGGAAAATTAGCTCCAAACTTCAAACTAAAGGACATGGCTGGTTTTGAAGTAAATTTATCGCAGTATAGAGGAAAACCAATTTTGTTGGTCTTTTGGGCAACATGGTGTCCACATTGTAGAGTAGAAATGCCTCAAATTAACAACCTATATAAATCATTTAAAGAAAAAGTATTGGTTTTTGGGATAAACGAAGAAGATGAAGAAAGCAGGATTTTGAAGTTTATGAGCGATTATCCTTTATCGTTTCCTATACTTCCTGACAAAAACGGTGAAGTAGCAAGGTTATATAAAGTTAATTCAATTCCTGCAGTATTTTTTGTTGACCCATCCGGAGTTATAAGGGACGTCGACGTAGGCGAAACAAGCGTAACTACTATTGAAAATTGGTTAAAACCATATGTAGAGGAGGTAAAATCAAATGGGAGATCAAATTAA
- a CDS encoding zinc metalloprotease HtpX, protein MGDQIKTFLLLGLLSVILISMGGLIGGKSGLLIAFLIALSMNFISYWFSDKIVLKMTGAREVSRDEAPILHDIVEELSYRANIPKPKIYITDDPSPNAFATGRDPEHSAVAVTSGILRILNARELKGVLGHEIGHIKHRDILISSLAAVLASTITFVADMARWAMFFGVDRERDDNNNPIALVGSILMLILAPIAAMLIQFAISRSREFLADEEGAKLSRDPDALADALEKLHRGVELVPSDTSPALSHMYIVNPLKGDFISNLFSTHPPFEERIKRLRNMRIY, encoded by the coding sequence ATGGGAGATCAAATTAAAACCTTCTTACTTCTTGGACTGTTAAGCGTTATTTTAATTAGCATGGGTGGTTTAATAGGCGGAAAAAGTGGCCTTTTGATAGCCTTTTTAATTGCATTAAGTATGAACTTTATTTCTTACTGGTTTTCTGACAAAATTGTTCTAAAAATGACAGGCGCTAGAGAAGTATCAAGAGATGAGGCACCAATACTTCACGACATCGTTGAAGAGCTTTCATACAGGGCAAATATCCCAAAACCAAAAATATACATTACCGATGACCCCTCACCTAATGCCTTTGCAACAGGTAGGGATCCTGAGCACTCAGCAGTAGCAGTAACAAGTGGTATACTAAGAATCCTTAATGCAAGGGAACTAAAGGGAGTTTTAGGACATGAAATTGGACACATAAAGCACAGAGATATTTTAATATCCAGCCTTGCAGCTGTGTTGGCTTCTACAATAACCTTTGTAGCAGACATGGCAAGATGGGCAATGTTTTTTGGCGTTGATAGAGAAAGAGATGACAATAATAATCCTATAGCCCTTGTTGGAAGTATATTAATGCTAATACTTGCTCCAATAGCAGCTATGCTCATTCAATTTGCCATTTCAAGATCTAGAGAATTTCTTGCTGACGAAGAAGGGGCAAAACTCTCACGCGATCCTGATGCTTTAGCCGATGCATTAGAGAAATTACACAGAGGAGTAGAGTTAGTCCCGTCAGATACCTCCCCTGCACTCTCTCACATGTATATAGTAAATCCTTTAAAAGGCGACTTTATTTCCAACCTATTCAGCACTCACCCACCTTTTGAAGAGAGAATAAAGAGGTTAAGAAATATGAGAATTTACTAG
- the folE gene encoding GTP cyclohydrolase I FolE, translating into MLDQEKIKRAIYDILVAIGEDPNREGLKDTPERIARMYEEIFSGINEDPLSVLNVEYHENTDEMVLIKDIPFYSICEHHLIPFIGRAHVAYLPKDGRVVGLSKIARVVDILSKKPQLQERLTSEIARTIMKGLNPLGVAVVVEAEHLCMSMRGIKKPGHTTVTSALRGAFKASSSTRSEVLSLIFGRLI; encoded by the coding sequence ATTTTGGATCAAGAAAAAATAAAAAGAGCAATTTACGATATATTGGTAGCAATTGGGGAAGACCCAAATAGAGAAGGCCTTAAGGACACACCTGAGAGGATAGCAAGGATGTATGAAGAAATATTTTCAGGCATAAACGAAGACCCCCTCTCAGTGCTCAACGTAGAATATCACGAAAATACCGACGAAATGGTACTTATAAAAGATATACCGTTTTATTCCATCTGTGAGCACCATCTCATTCCTTTTATAGGGAGAGCACACGTTGCCTATCTTCCAAAAGATGGCAGGGTTGTTGGACTCTCTAAGATCGCAAGGGTTGTAGACATACTATCAAAAAAACCTCAACTTCAAGAAAGATTAACATCAGAAATTGCCAGAACAATAATGAAAGGGCTAAACCCTTTGGGAGTGGCAGTTGTAGTAGAAGCCGAGCATCTTTGCATGAGCATGAGAGGGATAAAAAAACCGGGGCACACTACTGTTACCTCTGCTTTAAGGGGAGCCTTCAAGGCTTCTTCTTCTACAAGATCTGAAGTTCTTAGTTTGATCTTCGGAAGGCTTATATGA